The following are encoded in a window of Gramella sp. MT6 genomic DNA:
- a CDS encoding DUF4249 domain-containing protein, translated as MKVFNNISFKLSFFTGLLLILNSCVEELELDTENFESILIVEAVITDELATQEIKINRSYRLEENQSSEVSNAVVIVESSSGNDIRFYEASPGIYHSEVEFRAVPGTEYKLEVTTGNSVYRSETISGQEPTGIDEVRTTKTEFKGNTGVAILVSSSDDNAGSFYKYEYEETYKIVSPYEKLWDLIINEDGNLERIDKTREEYICYNTLPSQELIISGTNELSENTVDDYLVKFIARDNYKLSYRYSMLVKQMKISADAHAFYSTLKKLSESENIFSQYQPGLINGNIQAVEGNAEKVIGIFSAAATDEARVFFSYTDYFDPLIDVRASHLNDCEPFTDSYDVIKGLLSENAVKYFLEEPQGLLPPIYYVIPTPCVDCNFFGTNVQPEFWVE; from the coding sequence TTGAAGGTTTTTAATAATATATCATTTAAACTAAGCTTTTTTACGGGGCTTTTATTAATACTGAATTCCTGTGTAGAGGAACTTGAACTCGATACAGAGAATTTTGAAAGTATTCTTATTGTGGAAGCGGTGATCACAGATGAATTAGCAACCCAGGAGATCAAAATTAACCGCAGTTACAGACTTGAAGAAAACCAATCTTCTGAAGTAAGCAATGCCGTGGTGATAGTAGAGTCTTCTAGTGGAAATGATATTCGCTTTTACGAGGCCTCCCCGGGTATATATCATTCTGAAGTGGAATTCAGGGCCGTTCCGGGTACGGAGTATAAACTTGAGGTAACCACAGGTAATTCCGTTTATCGGTCTGAAACAATTTCAGGACAGGAACCAACTGGTATCGATGAGGTAAGAACTACTAAAACTGAATTTAAGGGAAATACTGGGGTAGCTATTTTGGTTAGTTCTTCAGATGATAATGCAGGTAGTTTTTATAAATATGAATACGAAGAAACCTATAAGATTGTTTCTCCTTATGAAAAACTCTGGGACCTGATTATAAATGAAGATGGCAATCTGGAAAGGATAGATAAAACCAGGGAAGAATACATTTGTTATAATACTCTGCCTTCTCAAGAACTTATTATTTCAGGAACAAATGAACTTTCAGAGAATACCGTTGATGACTATCTGGTAAAGTTTATCGCCAGGGATAATTATAAATTGTCATACCGTTATAGTATGCTGGTAAAGCAAATGAAGATCTCGGCAGATGCCCACGCATTTTACTCTACTTTGAAGAAGTTATCTGAATCTGAGAATATTTTCTCCCAATACCAGCCAGGATTGATTAACGGGAATATTCAGGCCGTTGAAGGTAATGCTGAAAAGGTAATAGGTATCTTTAGTGCCGCTGCAACAGATGAAGCGCGTGTGTTTTTTAGTTATACAGATTATTTTGACCCATTAATAGATGTAAGAGCCTCTCACCTGAACGATTGTGAACCTTTTACAGATAGTTACGATGTAATTAAGGGTTTACTCAGCGAAAATGCGGTAAAATATTTTTTAGAAGAACCACAAGGTCTATTACCTCCAATTTATTATGTAATTCCTACTCCATGTGTAGATTGTAATTTTTTTGGAACCAACGTACAACCAGAGTTTTGGGTAGAATAG
- a CDS encoding haloacid dehalogenase type II, translating to MRMKENISTLIFDVNETLLDLQPLKDSINNSLQDLNAANVWFAQLLHYSLVESITGTYHDFSGIAAAVLKMNAQKHNLDFSQDEIKKILSPIQSLHPYPEVKEGLKQLKDSGYEMVAFSNGKPEVLKNQLEFSKLDHYFDHILSVEAVKKYKPHPDTYRYAIKQAGGEIETSMMVAAHGWDIAGANRAGLQTAFIQREGKFIFPLAAEPDIIAADIKMLASELS from the coding sequence ATGAGAATGAAAGAAAATATTTCCACTTTAATATTTGATGTAAACGAGACGCTTCTGGATCTCCAACCGCTTAAGGATAGTATCAATAACTCATTACAAGATCTGAATGCAGCCAACGTCTGGTTCGCCCAGCTTCTTCATTATTCCCTGGTAGAATCCATAACCGGAACCTACCATGATTTTAGTGGGATCGCTGCCGCCGTTCTTAAAATGAATGCACAAAAACATAATTTGGATTTTTCGCAGGATGAAATTAAGAAGATACTAAGTCCCATACAGTCACTTCATCCTTACCCGGAAGTGAAAGAGGGGTTAAAACAATTGAAGGATTCCGGGTATGAAATGGTTGCTTTCAGCAATGGAAAACCAGAAGTTTTAAAGAATCAACTGGAATTTTCTAAACTAGACCACTACTTCGATCATATTTTGAGTGTGGAAGCAGTAAAAAAATATAAACCTCATCCAGATACTTATAGGTACGCAATAAAGCAGGCAGGAGGAGAAATTGAAACTTCTATGATGGTGGCAGCACATGGATGGGATATTGCCGGAGCAAACAGGGCAGGTTTGCAAACAGCCTTTATTCAGAGAGAAGGAAAATTTATTTTTCCTTTGGCGGCTGAACCTGATATTATTGCTGCGGATATAAAAATGCTAGCATCAGAATTATCCTAG
- a CDS encoding formylglycine-generating enzyme family protein — translation MKKLLLIFCIIAIGCKTDKNKEIKDLSTTQEKKVEINKILIEKPEDVIEPEGMRWVSGVNFTMGADNSDELALPRERPAHPVAVDGFFIDITEVTNEQFKEFVDETGYITVAERPIDWDELKKQVPPNTPRPHDSLLRPGSLVFKKDLEAISEYNYSQWWEWKVGANWKHPEGPGSDIKGKDNFPVVHISFEDAQAYCKWAGRRLPTEAEWEAAAHGKRPGGIYTWGNDEKELNYLANTWQGEFPLKNEPEDGYKYAAPVKSFPANSLGLYDMAGNVWEWTQDWYDELYYEKLIQNGKAVNPQGPEKPYNPVNPYEKEKVIKGGSFLCNKSYCASYRITARMPQALDSGSDHLGFRTVATVEMLEAEK, via the coding sequence ATGAAAAAATTACTTCTCATATTCTGTATAATCGCCATTGGCTGTAAAACAGATAAGAACAAAGAAATTAAAGACTTATCCACTACCCAGGAGAAAAAAGTAGAAATCAATAAAATTTTAATTGAAAAACCCGAGGATGTAATTGAACCGGAGGGTATGCGATGGGTTTCCGGAGTAAACTTTACCATGGGTGCAGATAATTCAGATGAACTGGCCCTACCCAGGGAACGTCCCGCTCATCCGGTGGCTGTAGATGGTTTCTTTATAGACATTACGGAGGTAACCAATGAACAATTCAAGGAATTCGTAGATGAAACAGGATATATAACTGTTGCAGAACGACCTATAGACTGGGATGAACTAAAAAAACAGGTACCACCCAATACTCCGAGACCACATGATAGTTTATTGCGACCCGGCTCTCTCGTCTTTAAAAAAGACCTTGAAGCTATTTCTGAATATAACTATTCACAATGGTGGGAATGGAAGGTCGGGGCGAATTGGAAACATCCTGAAGGCCCTGGCAGTGATATTAAAGGTAAAGACAATTTTCCTGTAGTGCATATTTCATTTGAAGATGCCCAGGCCTATTGCAAATGGGCAGGAAGACGCTTGCCAACCGAAGCCGAGTGGGAAGCTGCCGCACATGGAAAGAGACCCGGTGGAATTTATACCTGGGGTAATGACGAGAAAGAACTGAACTATCTTGCCAACACCTGGCAGGGAGAGTTTCCTCTAAAAAATGAACCAGAAGACGGGTATAAATATGCCGCCCCTGTAAAATCATTTCCTGCAAACAGCCTTGGATTATATGATATGGCCGGGAACGTTTGGGAATGGACGCAGGATTGGTATGATGAGTTATATTATGAGAAACTTATCCAAAATGGTAAGGCGGTTAATCCCCAGGGACCCGAAAAACCTTATAATCCAGTAAACCCTTACGAAAAAGAAAAAGTCATTAAAGGGGGTTCTTTTCTTTGCAATAAATCTTATTGCGCGAGTTACAGGATCACTGCACGAATGCCACAGGCACTGGATTCAGGTTCAGATCATTTAGGATTTAGAACAGTAGCCACAGTTGAAATGCTCGAAGCTGAAAAGTAA
- a CDS encoding DUF4249 domain-containing protein: MKSLSLIYIKISVCLVLLGLLSSCVDEIELATENFESILVIEGIITDKEEIQEIKVSRSYRLEENQPSPVTDASVSVTSSAGETFIFERDTAGVYLSQVPFSAKKGIEYSLEVSTANGNYQSNPVVGQEETLIDNIRSTRAQLREDTGVAIVVSSSDEDPGAYYKYEFEETFKIVSRYRILNDLIINEDDEFEVVPKANEEYICYNTLPSQEIVLSNTNELSENNVNDYLVRFISKEDSKIAYRYSILVKQLKISADAHDFYTTLKNLSESENIFSQYQPGFLEGNIQAVTNSAERVIGFFTTAAVDEQRLFFNYTDYFDVEEDPRPYHYGPCESYLPERDLLRELIETNQVELFGEDPPGVYSVIAARCVNCNFFGTNVQPEFWTE; the protein is encoded by the coding sequence TTGAAATCCTTAAGCCTCATATATATCAAAATATCAGTTTGCCTTGTTCTTCTTGGCTTACTGAGTTCCTGCGTAGATGAAATTGAGCTTGCTACAGAGAATTTTGAAAGTATTCTGGTTATTGAAGGAATTATTACCGATAAGGAAGAAATTCAGGAAATTAAAGTAAGCCGCAGTTATAGGCTTGAGGAAAATCAACCCTCTCCAGTAACTGATGCTAGCGTTTCGGTAACATCCTCTGCAGGAGAAACTTTCATTTTTGAAAGGGATACTGCCGGGGTTTACTTATCGCAGGTTCCTTTCAGTGCAAAAAAAGGAATAGAATACTCCCTTGAAGTTAGTACTGCAAATGGCAATTATCAATCTAATCCTGTCGTAGGCCAGGAGGAAACCTTAATTGATAATATCAGAAGCACCAGGGCCCAACTAAGAGAAGATACAGGAGTAGCTATAGTCGTAAGTTCTTCAGACGAGGATCCGGGTGCTTATTACAAATATGAATTCGAGGAAACCTTTAAGATCGTCTCAAGATACAGGATATTAAATGATCTTATCATCAACGAGGATGACGAATTCGAGGTGGTTCCCAAAGCAAACGAGGAATATATTTGCTATAACACACTGCCCTCCCAGGAGATAGTACTTTCGAATACTAACGAGCTTTCAGAAAATAACGTAAACGATTACCTGGTAAGGTTTATTTCCAAAGAAGATTCGAAAATCGCTTACAGGTATAGTATTCTTGTGAAACAATTGAAGATATCTGCTGATGCCCACGATTTTTATACAACCTTAAAGAACTTATCTGAATCCGAAAATATTTTCTCTCAATACCAGCCTGGCTTTCTTGAAGGTAACATTCAAGCTGTGACCAATTCTGCCGAGAGGGTGATAGGTTTTTTTACAACGGCCGCGGTAGATGAACAAAGACTGTTTTTTAATTATACAGATTATTTTGATGTGGAGGAGGACCCCAGGCCATACCATTATGGACCTTGTGAGTCTTACCTTCCAGAAAGGGACTTGCTAAGAGAGCTTATTGAAACAAATCAAGTAGAGTTATTTGGAGAGGATCCTCCCGGGGTTTATAGCGTAATTGCAGCCCGATGCGTCAACTGTAATTTTTTTGGAACTAATGTGCAACCAGAATTCTGGACCGAATAA
- a CDS encoding TonB-dependent receptor: MKRVLILIICFFSFFYSSSQETESMDLEFENTRLDEIFRLIEENSDFKFFFLKDWIPDKRISKKFQDRPLEEILSEILEETVLNYYILDDRIIITENNIVHKDFSFQTEVREAPEERPENINEENIPFFLEENENAREITTHKIGKESDSRGNEYFTLSGKVLNEKDQSPLPSVAILVEGENKGTQTDVNGNYSLRLKAGPHILIARTLGNDIVRKRAVIYNDGTLDFTLSESLEQLSEVIIDSKSDRNIKEAFTGVSVIDVQRIKTMPLVLGERDLLKAATTLPGISKAGEGALGFNIRGGREDQNLILLDDGVIYNPNHFFGVFSAINPFTTGSVEIYKGNIPAKYGGRLSSVFDIRTKKGNTKQLAGEGSIGPVTGNLELEVPIVKDKSSLILGGRATYSDWILNTLDEESLSNSEASFYDFIANYSHQVDANNDYNITGYYSRDKFSITSDSLYAYNNMMFSGTFNHRFNSDLEGSINISNSDYGFDIEYDSEFDNSFVSSFEINESKLRLDMDHKLGRDHELNYGLSTKLYQIQPGSVSPLGAESIIENNTLNREKGLESALFISDQFEISEKFLLNAGLRFSTFSALGPSTVNFYSDDAPKSENSITGTQEFGNNENVKTYSGLEYRFGARYSIFDDFSVKGGYNSTMQYIHTLSNNTLVSPTDIYKLSDTHIKPQRAQQFSLGFFKNFNDNMYELSIEGYYKLSDDIIDFETGAALFMNENIETEIIQGEGKSYGAEFLLRKNFGDLNGWLSYTYSRSFIKLDSEFPTQRVNNGEFFPSNFDKPHDLSAIMNYKLTERFSFSANFIYQTGRPVTYPIGKYDFNNSQFVAYSDRNQYRIPDYYRLDLSFNAEGNHKIEKLAHSFWSISIYNVLGRNNPYSVFFVTDNGEVKAYQSSIFAMPIPTITYNFKF; encoded by the coding sequence ATGAAAAGAGTATTAATTTTAATCATCTGTTTTTTTTCATTCTTCTACTCATCTTCGCAGGAAACGGAGAGTATGGATCTGGAATTCGAAAACACCAGGCTTGATGAAATCTTTAGGCTTATTGAAGAAAATTCAGACTTTAAGTTCTTCTTTCTGAAGGACTGGATTCCTGATAAGAGAATTTCAAAAAAATTCCAGGATAGACCTTTGGAAGAAATATTGTCTGAGATTCTGGAGGAGACTGTACTTAATTATTATATCCTTGATGATCGCATCATTATTACTGAAAACAATATTGTTCATAAGGACTTTTCATTTCAGACAGAAGTAAGAGAGGCCCCTGAGGAGAGACCTGAAAATATCAATGAAGAGAATATTCCATTTTTCCTTGAAGAAAATGAGAACGCGAGAGAGATCACTACGCATAAGATAGGGAAGGAGTCAGATTCCCGAGGGAACGAATATTTTACCCTTAGCGGGAAAGTGTTGAATGAAAAAGACCAAAGTCCTTTACCTAGTGTGGCAATTCTTGTAGAAGGTGAGAACAAGGGAACCCAAACCGATGTAAATGGGAATTACAGCCTGCGTCTAAAGGCCGGGCCTCATATTTTGATCGCGAGGACGCTGGGGAACGATATTGTAAGAAAGCGTGCAGTGATTTATAACGATGGAACTCTGGATTTTACTCTTTCGGAAAGCCTAGAACAATTGAGTGAGGTGATTATCGATTCTAAGTCTGATAGGAATATAAAAGAAGCCTTTACAGGTGTTTCGGTTATTGATGTGCAGAGGATCAAAACCATGCCTTTAGTACTTGGAGAAAGAGATCTTTTGAAGGCGGCTACAACCCTCCCGGGAATTTCAAAAGCGGGAGAAGGTGCCCTGGGCTTTAATATTCGTGGAGGTAGGGAAGACCAGAATCTTATCTTGCTGGATGATGGAGTGATCTATAATCCTAACCACTTCTTTGGAGTTTTTTCTGCTATAAATCCTTTTACTACTGGAAGCGTAGAGATCTATAAAGGAAATATTCCTGCGAAATACGGTGGAAGACTATCCTCGGTTTTCGATATCAGGACCAAAAAGGGAAATACAAAGCAACTTGCCGGTGAAGGGTCTATTGGTCCGGTAACCGGTAACCTGGAACTTGAGGTACCCATCGTTAAGGATAAGTCTTCACTTATTCTTGGAGGTAGGGCTACCTATTCAGACTGGATCCTTAATACCCTGGATGAAGAATCCCTGAGTAATAGTGAAGCTTCGTTCTATGATTTTATTGCAAATTACAGCCATCAGGTGGATGCCAATAATGACTATAATATCACGGGATATTATAGCAGGGATAAGTTCAGTATTACTTCAGATTCTTTATATGCCTATAATAATATGATGTTCTCAGGCACATTTAATCATAGGTTCAATAGCGACCTGGAAGGTTCTATAAATATCTCAAATAGTGATTATGGATTCGATATTGAATATGACAGTGAGTTCGATAACAGCTTTGTGTCTAGTTTTGAGATCAACGAATCAAAATTAAGGCTGGATATGGATCACAAATTGGGAAGGGATCATGAATTAAATTATGGTTTGTCAACAAAATTGTACCAAATACAACCCGGAAGTGTGAGTCCACTAGGAGCCGAATCCATTATTGAAAACAATACTCTTAACCGGGAGAAAGGCCTGGAATCGGCTTTATTCATTTCAGATCAATTTGAAATCTCAGAAAAGTTCCTTTTAAATGCCGGATTGCGTTTTTCAACCTTTTCAGCTTTAGGTCCTTCAACGGTAAATTTCTATTCTGATGATGCACCTAAAAGTGAGAATAGTATAACCGGCACACAGGAATTCGGAAACAATGAAAATGTGAAAACCTATTCAGGACTTGAATACAGGTTTGGTGCGCGTTATTCCATATTTGATGATTTCTCTGTGAAAGGCGGATATAATTCCACTATGCAGTACATTCATACCTTATCTAATAATACCCTGGTATCTCCAACCGATATCTATAAACTTTCAGATACTCATATCAAGCCTCAGCGTGCGCAGCAGTTCTCACTTGGGTTTTTCAAGAATTTCAATGATAATATGTATGAGTTAAGTATAGAAGGTTATTATAAGCTTAGCGACGATATTATAGATTTTGAAACGGGCGCGGCCCTTTTTATGAACGAGAATATTGAAACAGAGATCATTCAGGGAGAGGGAAAGTCTTATGGTGCAGAATTTTTACTGCGTAAGAATTTCGGAGACCTTAATGGCTGGCTAAGCTATACCTATTCCAGGTCTTTTATTAAACTGGATAGTGAGTTTCCTACCCAAAGGGTGAATAACGGGGAGTTTTTTCCTTCCAATTTCGATAAGCCTCACGACCTGAGTGCGATTATGAACTATAAATTAACCGAGAGATTCAGCTTTTCAGCAAATTTCATTTACCAGACGGGAAGGCCTGTGACTTACCCAATTGGGAAATATGATTTTAATAATTCTCAGTTTGTTGCCTATAGTGATCGTAACCAATATCGTATTCCAGATTATTATCGTCTAGACCTTAGTTTTAATGCCGAGGGCAATCACAAGATCGAAAAATTGGCACATAGCTTCTGGAGTATATCTATTTATAACGTTTTGGGTAGAAATAACCCTTATTCGGTATTCTTTGTTACAGATAACGGGGAGGTGAAAGCATACCAGAGTTCCATCTTTGCCATGCCTATCCCTACGATAACTTATAACTTTAAATTTTAA
- a CDS encoding outer membrane protein assembly factor, with amino-acid sequence MSHSILLQKSILPSKTSLFSLFFLLTVCAVFGQNDQEESKEVTHSVYITSNTGIRSDEANKKLLSTIVEASKKEDSSSLVIIGNLVPKKGYPNKDKGRDAVEKYLTENLLDHIKDFKGNIIFTPGKNEWKKDAPDNIDDLESFLQDNSRAKFWPNDGCPIESESLNDKVQLIMIDSQWYLEDWDKHPYINNKCEIKTRAQFREAFNDELEDYQKKTVLVAVYHPVLTNTRLTFFEKMIGLGEQTRRNPQLKELMGTLETLASQYNDVIFLSGKDRNLQYVQDDGIEQVITGVTQKPKKAKPEEDHGDFAAYELGYAKMNINENGSSKVEFYEVDPSGSEQILTRQISRERPSLDEVYWPEERIGKTKVTSVYTEEETDKDGLYKALWGEHYRPLYSRKFEFPVLYLDTLPGNLKVLGAGGGHQSRSLGFVDDDGHEYTMRALRKSALQFLQTTVVTTHYVEDYLENTVAERYVQDFYTTAFPYGTFPAGRFMDELGIYHPNSDLYYVPKQEALGVHNQEYGDELYMFEAHIGGENKDLEIFDNADDILNTSDLYLEMREDKDGYVDEDMFIRARLLDMLLGDWDRHEGQYEWAEFEEEGDKKRYLPIAKDRDQVFSKTDGFILSLLRLGFPDFRAMEQYSEDVKRPKWFNIAGYPLDKAFIRNADWEDWKQQVDYIQNNITDEVIQEAFGVLPEGIANDPYVDEIKEIMKARRGNLEDIARDYYKHLTKFDMFTGTEEDDKFLITRKPDGITTVELMNEDGKVVAEKTYDSHETNEVWIYGLDGNDEFKIVGSGSKPLSVKVIGGEENDIYDFQNTRNAKLYDFKSKKSTIKTPGANKMLVDSYDINNYDPKKKKIDQFNLFPSADFNSDVGFKFGVKNVYTTYGLVRNPFTTRQTLLLNYFFRTKGFEADYTAEFAHIFYNWNFGLNAYYSSPNYTMNFFGIGNDTEYDPDDVANSFNRVKMQQWRFAPSLIYRNTTGTTFTIKPLIESIEVGFDQDLFVSNRFTRANTIYNSQVYAGGDVIFNYENKDRAAFPSRGVELDVTAGYKTNIDEHNNEFAYVRPMLSMDYPLHESGFAVIATKIGGEAIIGDNYEFYHGATLGGGNMNSLRGYRNDRFNGKYAFYQNLDLRSGITQFRTNFVPFRIGASLGFDYGRVWVDDDNSNEWHTNYGGSIFINAFKAFTGNIGYYVGDEGGRVNFTFNFDF; translated from the coding sequence ATGAGCCATAGTATCCTACTACAAAAATCTATATTGCCTTCAAAAACAAGTCTTTTCAGTCTTTTCTTCCTGTTAACTGTTTGTGCCGTATTTGGGCAGAATGATCAGGAGGAAAGTAAAGAAGTAACTCATTCGGTTTATATTACTTCCAATACCGGAATAAGAAGCGACGAGGCTAACAAGAAATTACTTTCCACTATCGTTGAGGCTTCAAAAAAAGAAGATTCTTCTAGTCTTGTGATCATCGGGAACTTAGTCCCGAAAAAGGGTTATCCCAATAAGGACAAAGGCCGTGACGCCGTAGAAAAGTATTTAACAGAAAATCTTTTAGATCATATCAAGGACTTTAAGGGAAATATCATTTTTACTCCCGGCAAGAACGAATGGAAAAAAGACGCTCCAGATAATATTGATGACCTGGAATCTTTTTTACAGGATAATTCCCGGGCAAAATTCTGGCCTAATGACGGTTGCCCTATAGAAAGCGAAAGCCTGAATGACAAAGTACAGCTTATCATGATAGATTCGCAGTGGTATCTGGAAGACTGGGATAAACACCCATATATCAACAATAAATGTGAGATCAAGACCCGTGCACAGTTCCGTGAGGCTTTTAACGATGAACTTGAGGATTACCAGAAAAAAACGGTTCTGGTAGCAGTATATCATCCTGTGTTGACCAATACCAGACTTACCTTTTTTGAGAAAATGATAGGCCTGGGTGAACAAACCAGAAGGAACCCTCAGCTTAAAGAATTGATGGGAACTCTTGAAACTCTTGCCAGCCAGTATAACGATGTTATCTTCCTTTCGGGAAAAGACAGGAATCTGCAGTATGTTCAGGATGATGGGATAGAACAGGTAATCACCGGGGTTACCCAAAAACCTAAAAAAGCAAAACCTGAAGAGGATCATGGTGACTTTGCAGCTTATGAACTGGGATATGCCAAAATGAATATCAATGAAAATGGTAGCTCTAAGGTAGAATTTTATGAAGTTGATCCTTCAGGCTCAGAACAGATCCTTACCAGGCAAATTTCCCGCGAGCGACCAAGTCTTGACGAAGTTTACTGGCCCGAAGAAAGAATAGGCAAGACCAAAGTCACTTCAGTGTATACCGAAGAAGAAACGGATAAAGATGGACTATATAAAGCTCTATGGGGAGAGCATTATCGTCCTTTATACAGCAGAAAATTCGAATTTCCGGTACTTTACCTTGACACACTCCCTGGTAATTTAAAAGTACTTGGTGCAGGTGGTGGTCACCAGTCAAGATCCCTTGGTTTTGTAGATGATGATGGTCATGAATACACAATGAGAGCCCTAAGGAAAAGCGCCCTTCAATTCTTACAAACCACAGTGGTGACCACGCATTATGTTGAAGATTATCTTGAAAATACTGTTGCCGAAAGATATGTGCAGGACTTTTACACTACGGCCTTCCCTTATGGAACGTTTCCGGCAGGAAGATTTATGGATGAATTAGGTATTTATCATCCTAATTCAGACCTCTATTATGTTCCGAAACAAGAAGCTCTAGGAGTCCACAATCAAGAATATGGAGACGAATTATATATGTTCGAAGCTCACATAGGTGGAGAAAATAAAGACCTGGAGATCTTTGATAATGCAGATGATATTTTGAACACTTCAGATCTTTACCTGGAGATGAGAGAAGACAAAGATGGATATGTAGATGAAGATATGTTCATTAGGGCCAGATTGCTGGATATGCTTTTGGGCGATTGGGACCGTCACGAAGGCCAGTATGAATGGGCAGAATTTGAGGAAGAAGGTGATAAAAAACGATATTTACCTATCGCTAAGGATAGAGACCAGGTATTTTCTAAAACCGATGGATTCATCCTTTCGCTTTTAAGATTAGGCTTTCCAGACTTTAGAGCTATGGAACAGTATAGTGAAGATGTAAAAAGACCAAAATGGTTCAATATAGCAGGATATCCATTAGATAAGGCCTTTATTAGAAATGCCGATTGGGAAGACTGGAAACAGCAGGTAGATTATATCCAGAATAATATTACTGATGAAGTGATACAGGAAGCTTTTGGGGTTTTGCCAGAAGGTATTGCCAATGATCCTTATGTAGATGAGATCAAAGAGATCATGAAGGCCCGTCGAGGAAATCTGGAAGATATTGCCAGAGATTATTATAAACACCTCACCAAATTCGATATGTTCACTGGGACCGAAGAGGATGATAAGTTTCTTATCACCAGAAAACCAGATGGAATTACCACAGTGGAATTAATGAATGAAGATGGAAAGGTAGTAGCAGAAAAAACCTATGATTCTCATGAGACAAATGAGGTTTGGATCTATGGATTAGACGGAAATGATGAATTCAAGATCGTTGGGAGCGGATCAAAACCATTATCGGTTAAGGTAATTGGTGGAGAGGAAAATGATATTTATGACTTTCAAAATACAAGAAATGCCAAGCTTTACGACTTTAAGAGTAAGAAAAGCACCATCAAAACACCTGGTGCGAATAAAATGCTTGTAGATTCTTATGACATCAACAATTATGATCCCAAGAAAAAGAAGATTGATCAATTTAACCTATTCCCTAGCGCCGATTTCAACTCAGATGTTGGTTTTAAATTTGGTGTAAAGAATGTTTATACGACCTATGGGTTAGTTCGAAATCCGTTTACCACGAGGCAAACTCTGCTTTTAAACTATTTTTTCAGAACGAAGGGATTTGAAGCCGATTATACCGCTGAATTTGCTCATATATTCTACAACTGGAATTTTGGTCTTAATGCTTATTATTCCAGTCCTAATTACACGATGAACTTCTTCGGAATTGGTAATGATACCGAATATGATCCTGATGATGTTGCTAATAGCTTCAACAGGGTAAAAATGCAGCAATGGAGATTTGCACCATCTTTAATTTACAGGAATACAACCGGGACTACTTTTACCATCAAACCTTTAATAGAATCTATCGAGGTTGGTTTTGATCAGGATCTTTTCGTATCCAACAGGTTCACTAGAGCAAACACCATATATAACAGCCAGGTTTATGCTGGTGGAGACGTTATTTTCAATTATGAAAATAAGGATCGTGCCGCTTTCCCTTCAAGAGGAGTAGAACTAGATGTTACTGCAGGGTACAAAACGAATATTGACGAACATAATAATGAGTTCGCCTACGTTAGGCCTATGCTTTCTATGGACTATCCTTTACACGAAAGCGGTTTTGCTGTAATCGCCACCAAAATTGGGGGTGAAGCAATCATTGGAGATAATTATGAATTTTACCATGGAGCAACGCTGGGTGGCGGAAACATGAACAGCCTGAGAGGTTACAGAAATGATCGTTTTAATGGTAAATATGCTTTCTATCAGAACCTTGATTTAAGAAGCGGAATCACTCAGTTCAGAACCAACTTTGTTCCATTTAGAATTGGCGCAAGTCTTGGATTCGATTATGGTCGTGTATGGGTAGACGATGATAATAGTAATGAATGGCATACCAATTATGGTGGTTCAATTTTTATCAATGCTTTCAAGGCATTTACAGGAAATATTGGATATTATGTTGGTGACGAAGGGGGAAGGGTAAACTTCACCTTTAACTTCGACTTCTAA